In Silene latifolia isolate original U9 population chromosome X, ASM4854445v1, whole genome shotgun sequence, the following proteins share a genomic window:
- the LOC141619344 gene encoding uncharacterized protein LOC141619344 translates to MDYIPPVSSSWVWRRICSVKQDIIHGFMDGKWVVQPDGYTPTGCYEWLKDSRPTIPWHNVIWNVWVIPKQQFLEWLVAQGALNTLDKLIQYGLQVENKFLLCGHAEENMAHLFFDCQYSRRMISAIQKLTGCQLPQTNSITWCATRGGSKVQQGVHVALVHGAIYRVWSQRNQCRVERVVMRPEWVAKEMVQDVKTRIKGRENLNLNVSDIGWLHQSKLM, encoded by the coding sequence ATGGATTACATACCTCCTGTTAGCTCAAGCTGGGTATGGAGGAGGATATGTAGTGTTAAGCAAGACATAATTCATGGGTTTATGGATGGAAAGTGGGTGGTTCAACCAGATGGGTATACTCCCACAGGGTGTTATGAATGGCTCAAGGATAGCAGACCTACTATACCATGGCACAACGTGATTTGGAATGTATGGGTTATACCAAAACAACAATTTCTGGAGTGGTTAGTGGCTCAGGGAGCATTAAACACTCTTGATAAGCTGATTCAGTATGGTTTGCAGGTGGAAAATAAGTTTCTACTTTGTGGACACGCAGAAGAGAATATGGCCCATCTGTTCTTTGACTGTCAGTATAGCAGAAGGATGATTAGTGCAATTCAGAAGCTAACCGGTTGTCAGCTGCCACAGACTAATAGCATTACTTGGTGTGCTACTAGGGGAGGGTCTAAAGTCCAGCAGGGTGTTCATGTAGCTCTAGTACATGGAGCAATCTACAGGGTCTGGTCTCAGAGGAATCAGTGTAGAGTTGAAAGGGTGGTGATGCGTCCAGAATGGGTTGCAAAGGAGATGGTCCAGGATGTGAAGACTAGGATCAAAGGTAGAGAGAACTTGAACTTGAATGTATCTGATATAGGCTGGCTCCACCAGTCTAAGCTTATGTAA